Proteins from a single region of Papaver somniferum cultivar HN1 unplaced genomic scaffold, ASM357369v1 unplaced-scaffold_70, whole genome shotgun sequence:
- the LOC113344032 gene encoding protein ALP1-like, with product MEHILSSIATNVLCVCSHNLEVIYVYPGWEGSAADSRVLREAIYKKNGLEVPQGYYYLVDAGYPNSGGFLAPFRGQRYHLKEWGQGRLEPRTAEELFNMKHCRARNVIERVFGLLKMRWAILQSPSWYPVNIHCRFIMACCLIHNLIRREMPMDEFLPEENYEDGPVNLVSPQESRMIEFVDSSDYWDIQRKELADQMWERWTARRRRRVVS from the exons ATGGAACACATATTA AGCTCGATTGCAACTAATGTATTATGTGTATGCTCCCATAACTTGGAGGTTATATATGTGTATCCTGGCTGGGAAGGTTCAGCTGCCGATTCTCGTGTTCTTAGAGAAGcaatatacaaaaagaatggcTTAGAAGTTCCACAAG GTTACTATTACCTTGTCGATGCCGGTTATCCGAATAGTGGAGGATTTCTTGCGCCTTTTAGAGGTCAACGTTATCATTTAAAGGAATGGGGGCAAGGTCGTTTAGAACCAAGGACAGCTGAAGAACtattcaatatgaaacattgtaGGGCTAGGAATGTGATTGAACGCGTTTTTGGATTGTTGAAAATGAGATGGGCAATACTTCAGAGTCCTTCATGGTATCCAGTAAACATACATTGTCGTTTTATCATGGCTTGTTGTTTGATCCATAACCTTATTAGGAGAGAAATGCCTATGGATGAATTTCTACCGgaagaaaattatgaagatgGACCAGTTAATTTGGTTTCTCCTCAAGAAAGTCGAATGATAGAATTTGTTGATTCCTCAGATTATTGGGAtattcagaggaaagagttagcTGATCAAATGTGGGAAAGATGGACTGCACGTAGACGTAGACGCGTAGTTAGTTAA